In candidate division WWE3 bacterium, the following proteins share a genomic window:
- the rho gene encoding transcription termination factor Rho, which translates to MREVGNDFTEASLQKVIGVLELLPDFGILRQKDGIDTYVSLSQIRRFNLRVGDFIEGLARPPKENERYLSMIRVEKIQGLEPDKAKDRPNFDKITPIFPNEQIKLETTKDVLSTRLIDLIAPIGKGQRGMIVSPPKSGKTWLLKDIAQGVATNYPEVVLMVALIGERPEEVTDMARNVKGEVFASNFDESAELQTRAAEICLERAKRLCEVGKDVVILLDSITRLARAYNMTVPPSGRTLSGGYDPSALYPSKHFFGAARNLEDGGSLTIIATALVDTGSRMDDLIFEEFKGTGNMELRLDRALAERRTYPAIDIQASGTRHEELLFGKKELENIFKLRRMVDLLDGKDSTSLVLERLKKTETNEEFLRTLHESK; encoded by the coding sequence ATGCGCGAAGTTGGCAACGATTTTACCGAAGCTTCCTTGCAAAAAGTGATTGGTGTTTTGGAATTGTTACCGGATTTTGGGATTCTCCGTCAAAAGGACGGCATTGATACTTACGTTTCGTTATCGCAAATTCGTCGTTTTAATTTACGGGTGGGCGATTTTATTGAAGGTTTAGCCCGGCCTCCCAAAGAAAATGAACGTTATCTTTCAATGATTCGAGTCGAAAAGATTCAAGGCTTGGAGCCGGATAAGGCAAAAGATCGACCAAATTTTGACAAAATTACTCCCATATTTCCCAACGAGCAGATTAAGCTGGAAACGACTAAAGACGTCCTGTCGACCCGACTCATCGACTTGATCGCACCGATCGGGAAGGGTCAACGGGGCATGATCGTCTCACCGCCCAAATCCGGCAAGACCTGGTTGCTAAAAGACATTGCTCAGGGTGTAGCCACAAATTACCCAGAAGTGGTTCTAATGGTTGCTCTAATCGGTGAAAGACCAGAGGAAGTCACCGACATGGCCCGCAATGTTAAAGGCGAAGTGTTTGCTTCTAATTTTGACGAGTCGGCCGAATTACAAACGCGAGCGGCCGAGATATGCTTGGAACGGGCCAAGCGGCTCTGCGAAGTCGGCAAGGACGTCGTCATCCTTTTAGATTCTATTACTCGTTTAGCCCGAGCTTACAACATGACGGTGCCACCAAGCGGCCGAACTCTCTCCGGAGGATACGATCCGTCAGCCCTTTACCCCAGTAAGCACTTCTTTGGGGCGGCTCGCAACTTGGAAGACGGCGGCTCTTTGACGATCATTGCAACTGCTCTGGTCGACACTGGCAGTCGAATGGATGATTTGATATTCGAAGAATTCAAGGGAACCGGTAATATGGAACTGCGACTCGACCGGGCTTTAGCCGAGCGCCGCACTTACCCGGCCATCGACATCCAGGCCAGCGGAACGCGTCACGAAGAGCTTTTGTTTGGCAAAAAAGAGCTGGAGAACATATTTAAGTTGCGCCGAATGGTCGATCTTCTCGATGGCAAAGACTCGACTTCGCTGGTCCTCGAGCGTTTGAAGAAGACGGAGACCAACGAAGAGTTTCTGAGGACTCTGCACGAATCAAAATGA
- a CDS encoding peptidoglycan DD-metalloendopeptidase family protein — protein sequence MLKSGRLSRLINIFRSSAYQLPLLNKPWYYRVFQIGADFITFSGSFSEYLLKIPGRFFKYLVTLTKKSTLLIDDLRFKTVRSLVWSRGRLGRPVIHFGVLILASAVFIVGGALQSNFVEAKPITPDLMPAASDMALGSNSAKTAEPTFRDAPIDYVVASGDSFSTIGNKFNVSVDSLLYANNLAGYSYLSVGQKLVIPPMSGLLVTVASGDTVSGLAAKYQVPPQAVVDVNYLDEPFTLRVGQKLMLPDGKIPLVPVPVLAVNPDALVPQAVGQVYNESFAYGYKGGEAKITGTSSFQWPTEHRYITQYFSSYHPALDIAIDSDILASDAGTVVRSGWWPNGFGNAIEIDHGNGYTTTYGHMSLLSVSVGETVSKGQVLGHMGNTGHSFGEHVHFMIKYNGVPVNPLQFF from the coding sequence ATGCTTAAATCCGGTCGTTTAAGCCGTCTGATCAACATTTTTCGCTCCTCTGCTTACCAGTTACCCCTCCTAAACAAACCCTGGTATTATCGTGTTTTCCAGATTGGAGCCGATTTTATAACTTTTAGTGGTAGTTTTTCCGAGTATTTACTAAAGATTCCCGGTCGTTTCTTTAAATACTTAGTAACTTTGACCAAAAAATCAACGTTACTAATTGACGATTTACGCTTTAAGACCGTGCGCAGCCTGGTGTGGTCACGCGGTCGACTGGGACGCCCCGTTATTCACTTTGGCGTTTTAATTTTAGCTTCAGCCGTTTTTATCGTTGGCGGGGCCCTGCAAAGTAATTTCGTGGAAGCCAAGCCAATAACGCCGGACTTAATGCCGGCCGCTTCCGATATGGCTTTGGGGTCTAATAGTGCTAAGACCGCCGAACCAACCTTTAGGGACGCCCCAATTGACTATGTGGTGGCTTCCGGTGACAGTTTTTCAACGATCGGGAATAAGTTTAACGTCTCCGTCGATAGTCTTTTATACGCTAACAATTTAGCCGGCTACTCGTATCTTTCCGTCGGTCAAAAACTAGTCATTCCGCCGATGTCCGGTCTTCTCGTCACCGTCGCTAGTGGCGACACCGTCTCGGGGCTGGCGGCCAAGTATCAAGTACCGCCGCAAGCGGTCGTTGACGTCAACTATTTAGACGAGCCCTTTACTTTGCGAGTTGGACAGAAATTAATGTTACCGGACGGTAAAATTCCGCTAGTGCCCGTGCCTGTCCTCGCCGTCAACCCCGACGCTCTGGTTCCTCAGGCGGTCGGCCAGGTTTACAACGAGTCTTTTGCTTACGGTTATAAGGGTGGGGAAGCCAAAATTACGGGGACGTCATCCTTCCAATGGCCCACGGAGCATCGCTACATTACCCAGTACTTTAGCAGCTACCACCCGGCTTTAGATATTGCCATTGATAGCGATATTTTAGCCAGCGATGCCGGCACGGTCGTCCGCAGCGGTTGGTGGCCGAATGGTTTTGGGAATGCCATTGAAATTGATCACGGTAACGGTTACACGACGACTTACGGTCACATGAGCCTGCTTTCCGTGTCGGTCGGGGAGACGGTTAGTAAAGGTCAAGTTTTGGGGCATATGGGAAACACGGGGCATAGCTTTGGCGAGCACGTGCATTTTATGATTAAGTACAACGGGGTGCCGGTGAATCCTTTGCAGTTCTTCTAA
- the obgE gene encoding GTPase ObgE, whose amino-acid sequence MVDLVTIKIKAGNGGDGVVSWHREKFRPKGGPDGGNGGDGGSIYLETDSNLLTLSDFASQRYFKADDGNRGGKNNCTGHGGADLVLKVPIGTLVYLVQPDTKTLIADLTKLGERVLIASKGIGGKGNYVFRSSTNQRPMEWTPGTAGEEKELQLELKILADAGLVGLPSAGKSTLLNTLTSAKAAVGAYPFTTLEPNLGVVIRHSGLDPESSNPQKIVLADLPGLIAGASSGKGLGDRFLRHIERCPVIVHLIAADSKDIATDYQTIRTELALWSPVLAQKTEIVVISKVDLVDAKTLTTVTKDLKKILPKGTKIVAISAQSHLGLDDLTNTIIKTIKSHIKPIEPINLIKPTQSTKIFTIENLPNKKMVFRNTTRHSGLEPESSN is encoded by the coding sequence ATGGTAGACCTCGTAACTATAAAGATTAAGGCTGGTAACGGCGGTGACGGCGTTGTTTCTTGGCACCGTGAAAAGTTTCGCCCTAAAGGCGGCCCCGATGGCGGTAACGGCGGTGATGGTGGTTCTATTTACTTGGAGACCGATTCTAACCTTTTAACCCTGTCCGACTTTGCCAGCCAGCGTTACTTTAAAGCCGACGACGGCAATCGCGGCGGCAAAAACAACTGTACCGGCCACGGCGGTGCGGACCTCGTGCTTAAGGTACCGATTGGAACTTTGGTTTACCTGGTACAACCCGATACCAAAACCCTTATCGCAGACCTAACTAAACTTGGAGAGCGCGTTCTAATAGCCAGCAAAGGCATCGGTGGCAAAGGCAATTACGTCTTCCGCAGCAGCACTAACCAGCGCCCCATGGAGTGGACCCCGGGAACCGCTGGTGAGGAAAAAGAATTGCAATTAGAACTAAAGATTTTGGCGGATGCTGGCCTCGTTGGACTGCCCAGCGCCGGCAAATCGACGCTTTTAAACACGTTGACGAGTGCCAAAGCCGCGGTCGGAGCGTATCCATTTACCACCTTAGAACCTAATTTGGGGGTTGTTATTCGTCATTCCGGGCTTGACCCGGAATCCAGTAACCCACAAAAAATAGTTCTTGCCGATTTGCCCGGCCTAATCGCCGGTGCTTCTTCAGGCAAGGGCCTGGGCGACCGCTTCCTGCGCCACATTGAGCGCTGCCCGGTAATAGTCCATCTAATTGCTGCTGACAGCAAAGACATTGCCACAGACTACCAAACCATTCGCACTGAGTTAGCCCTCTGGTCGCCGGTACTGGCCCAGAAGACCGAGATCGTTGTGATCTCAAAGGTAGACTTAGTCGACGCGAAAACCCTCACTACAGTCACCAAGGACCTAAAAAAGATACTTCCAAAAGGCACTAAAATCGTCGCTATCTCCGCTCAGAGCCATCTTGGCCTTGATGACCTGACTAATACGATAATAAAAACGATCAAAAGTCATATAAAACCTATAGAACCTATAAATCTTATAAAACCTACCCAATCAACCAAAATTTTTACGATTGAAAATTTACCGAATAAGAAGATGGTTTTTAGAAACACCACTCGTCATTCCGGCCTTGAGCCGGAATCCAGTAACTAG